A region of Crenobacter cavernae DNA encodes the following proteins:
- the ilvD gene encoding dihydroxy-acid dehydratase, protein MPQYRSRTTTHGRNMAGARALWRATGMKDDDFNKPIIAIANSFTQFVPGHVHLQNLGQLVAREIEKAGGVAKEFNTIAVDDGIAMGHGGMLYSLPSRDLIADSVEYMVNAHCADALVCISNCDKITPGMLMAALRLNIPVIFVSGGPMEAGKINWRGVTRGLDLVDAMVEAANPNVSDEEVAEVERSACPTCGSCSGMFTANSMNCLTEALGLSLPGNGSLLATHGDRKQLFLQAGRTIVELAKRHYEQDDYSVLPRSIATREAFENAMSLDVAMGGSTNTVLHLLAAASEAGVDFKMADIDRISRGVPCLCKVAPATQKYHMEDVHRAGGVVGILSELNRAGLIHADVPTVHAATLGAALETWDVIGKPADDTAVTLYRAAPGGVATTIAFSQSMRYPELDDDRVDGCIRNKENAYSQDGGLAVLYGNIAERGCIVKTAGVDDSILKFTGRVRIFESQDDAVASILADQVVARDLVLIRYEGPKGGPGMQEMLYPTSYLKSKGLGKECALLTDGRFSGGTSGLSIGHVSPEAAEGGAIGLAEEGDTLEIDIPNRTINLLVSDEELARRRAAMEAKGKDAWKPVGRERVVSPALRAYAAMTTSADTGAIRDVSQVEKQ, encoded by the coding sequence ATGCCCCAGTATCGTTCCCGCACCACCACCCACGGCCGCAACATGGCCGGGGCCCGCGCGCTGTGGCGCGCCACCGGCATGAAGGATGACGACTTCAACAAGCCGATCATCGCGATCGCCAACTCGTTCACGCAGTTCGTGCCGGGTCACGTGCACCTGCAGAACCTCGGCCAACTCGTCGCGCGCGAGATCGAGAAGGCCGGCGGCGTCGCCAAGGAATTCAACACCATCGCCGTCGACGACGGCATCGCGATGGGCCACGGCGGCATGCTGTATTCGCTGCCTTCCCGCGACCTGATCGCCGACTCGGTCGAATACATGGTCAACGCGCACTGCGCCGACGCGCTGGTGTGCATCTCCAACTGCGACAAGATCACCCCCGGCATGCTGATGGCCGCGTTGCGCCTGAACATCCCGGTGATCTTCGTCTCCGGCGGCCCGATGGAAGCGGGCAAGATCAACTGGCGCGGCGTCACCCGCGGCCTCGACCTCGTCGACGCGATGGTCGAGGCGGCCAACCCGAACGTGTCCGACGAGGAAGTCGCCGAAGTCGAGCGCTCGGCCTGTCCGACCTGCGGCTCCTGTTCCGGCATGTTCACCGCCAACTCGATGAACTGCCTGACCGAGGCGCTCGGTTTGAGCCTGCCGGGCAACGGCTCGCTGCTCGCCACCCACGGCGACCGCAAGCAGCTGTTCCTGCAGGCCGGTCGCACCATCGTCGAACTGGCCAAGCGCCACTACGAGCAGGACGACTATTCAGTCCTGCCGCGCAGCATCGCCACGCGCGAGGCGTTCGAGAACGCGATGAGCCTAGACGTCGCGATGGGCGGCTCGACCAACACCGTGCTGCACCTGCTGGCCGCCGCCAGCGAAGCCGGCGTCGACTTCAAGATGGCCGACATCGACCGCATCAGCCGCGGCGTGCCGTGCCTGTGCAAGGTCGCGCCGGCGACGCAGAAATACCATATGGAAGACGTGCACCGCGCCGGCGGCGTGGTCGGCATCCTGTCCGAACTGAACCGCGCAGGCCTGATCCACGCTGACGTGCCGACCGTGCATGCGGCTACGCTCGGCGCAGCGCTCGAAACGTGGGACGTGATCGGCAAACCGGCCGACGACACGGCGGTGACCTTGTACCGCGCGGCGCCGGGCGGTGTCGCGACGACCATCGCGTTCAGCCAGAGCATGCGCTACCCGGAACTCGACGACGACCGCGTAGACGGCTGCATCCGCAACAAGGAGAACGCTTACAGCCAGGACGGCGGCCTCGCCGTGCTGTACGGCAACATCGCCGAACGCGGCTGCATCGTGAAGACCGCCGGCGTCGACGACTCCATCCTCAAGTTCACCGGCCGCGTGCGCATCTTCGAAAGCCAGGACGACGCGGTCGCGAGCATCCTCGCCGATCAAGTGGTCGCTCGCGACCTGGTGCTGATCCGCTACGAAGGTCCGAAAGGCGGCCCGGGCATGCAGGAAATGCTCTACCCGACCTCGTACCTGAAGTCCAAGGGCCTCGGCAAGGAATGTGCGCTGCTGACCGACGGCCGTTTCTCCGGCGGCACCTCGGGCCTGTCTATCGGCCACGTCTCGCCGGAAGCGGCCGAAGGCGGCGCGATCGGCCTGGCCGAAGAGGGCGACACGCTCGAGATCGACATCCCGAACCGCACGATCAATTTGCTGGTGTCCGACGAGGAGCTGGCTCGCCGTCGCGCGGCGATGGAAGCGAAGGGCAAGGACGCGTGGAAACCGGTCGGCCGCGAGCGCGTGGTGAGCCCGGCGCTGCGCGCCTACGCAGCGATGACGACCAGTGCCGACACCGGCGCGATCCGCGACGTGAGCCAGGTCGAGAAGCAATAA
- the lgt gene encoding prolipoprotein diacylglyceryl transferase, translated as MLVHPQFDPVAVQFGPLAIHWYGLMYLVGFMAFLWLGNRRAKAGHPFMTPKLVDDFLLYGVVGVVLGGRLGEVLFYQPGYYFSHPGEILAVWNGGMSFHGGFLGVLVAVWLFARRHGRNFWEVTDFIAPLVPLGLAAGRMGNFINGELWGRPAEPSLPWAMLFPQAQRDDVAMAQQSPEWMTQLMQYGALPRHPSQLYEFLLEGIALFVILWLFSRKIRPLRQVSALFLIGYGGFRFICEYFRTPDAGIFGHSYSISMGQWLSLPMIVAGLALWVIASRSQQAARNA; from the coding sequence ATGCTCGTTCATCCCCAATTCGATCCGGTCGCCGTCCAGTTCGGCCCGCTGGCGATTCACTGGTACGGCCTGATGTATCTGGTCGGCTTCATGGCCTTTCTGTGGCTGGGCAACCGGCGCGCGAAGGCCGGCCATCCCTTCATGACGCCCAAGCTGGTCGACGACTTCCTGCTCTACGGCGTGGTCGGCGTCGTGCTCGGCGGCCGGCTCGGCGAGGTGCTGTTCTACCAGCCCGGCTACTATTTCTCGCACCCGGGCGAGATCCTCGCGGTGTGGAACGGCGGCATGAGCTTTCACGGCGGCTTCCTCGGCGTGCTGGTCGCGGTCTGGCTGTTCGCGCGCCGTCACGGGCGCAACTTCTGGGAGGTGACCGACTTCATCGCGCCGCTGGTGCCGCTGGGCCTCGCCGCCGGTCGCATGGGCAACTTCATCAACGGCGAGTTGTGGGGCCGCCCGGCCGAGCCGTCGCTGCCGTGGGCGATGCTGTTCCCGCAGGCGCAGCGCGACGATGTGGCGATGGCGCAGCAGTCGCCCGAATGGATGACGCAGCTCATGCAGTACGGCGCGCTGCCGCGCCACCCGTCGCAGCTCTACGAATTCCTGCTCGAAGGGATCGCGCTGTTCGTGATCCTGTGGCTGTTCAGCCGCAAGATACGCCCGCTGCGCCAGGTGTCGGCGCTGTTCCTGATCGGCTACGGCGGCTTCCGCTTTATCTGCGAATACTTCCGCACGCCCGACGCCGGCATCTTCGGCCATTCGTACAGCATCAGCATGGGCCAGTGGCTGAGCCTGCCGATGATCGTCGCCGGCCTCGCGCTGTGGGTGATCGCCAGCCGTTCGCAACAGGCGGCGCGTAACGCGTAA
- a CDS encoding putative selenate ABC transporter substrate-binding protein, with amino-acid sequence MKKIVKTFAALSLIATAGATFAQDVLRVSAIPDEAPTELQRKFAPLGAYLEKELGVKVEFVPVTDYAGVVTALTSDKIDLAWLGGFTYVQAKQRGQVTPLVQREEDSRFTSKFIASTASGAQSLKDLKGKTFAFGSASSTSGHLMPRYFMQKQGIKPETHFKNVAYSGAHDATVAWVASGKVDGGVLNSSVWDKLNEAGKVDASKVKLIGTTPTYYDYNWTVRSNLDAKLQKKLAAAFLKLDAKKPADKEILELQRATRFIPTKPANYKGIETAAREAGLLK; translated from the coding sequence ATGAAAAAAATCGTGAAGACCTTCGCCGCGCTGTCGCTGATCGCGACTGCCGGCGCCACTTTCGCCCAAGACGTACTGCGCGTATCGGCGATTCCTGACGAGGCGCCTACCGAGCTGCAGCGCAAGTTCGCGCCGCTGGGCGCCTACCTGGAGAAGGAGCTGGGCGTGAAGGTCGAGTTCGTGCCGGTGACCGACTACGCCGGCGTCGTGACCGCGCTGACCTCGGACAAGATCGACCTGGCGTGGCTCGGCGGCTTCACCTACGTGCAGGCCAAACAGCGCGGTCAGGTCACGCCTCTGGTCCAGCGCGAAGAAGATAGCCGCTTCACCAGCAAGTTCATCGCCAGCACCGCCAGCGGCGCGCAAAGCCTGAAGGACCTTAAGGGCAAGACCTTCGCCTTCGGCTCGGCGTCGAGCACCTCGGGCCACCTGATGCCGCGCTACTTCATGCAGAAGCAGGGCATCAAGCCGGAAACCCACTTCAAGAACGTCGCCTACTCGGGCGCGCACGACGCGACCGTCGCGTGGGTCGCGTCGGGCAAGGTCGACGGCGGCGTGCTCAACTCATCCGTATGGGACAAGCTCAACGAGGCCGGCAAGGTCGACGCGAGCAAGGTGAAGCTGATCGGCACCACGCCGACCTACTACGACTACAACTGGACGGTGCGCTCCAACCTCGACGCGAAGCTGCAGAAGAAGCTTGCCGCCGCCTTCCTCAAGCTCGACGCGAAGAAGCCTGCGGACAAAGAAATCCTCGAGCTGCAGCGCGCGACGCGCTTCATCCCGACTAAGCCCGCCAACTACAAGGGCATCGAGACCGCCGCGCGCGAAGCGGGCCTGTTGAAGTGA
- a CDS encoding phosphonate ABC transporter ATP-binding protein — MRLAFESVSLTLSGRPVLSGVDFTLDAGEQAALIGPSGAGKTSLLMLANTVLRPDTGTVTIGSANPWALSRGELKALRGSIGTVYQHPPLPARQRVVQAVSAGRLARQSRLAALASLIAPRDVEGVEAALARVRLTDKLWSHCDALSGGQLQRVGVARALYQAPSLLLADEPVSALDPRLAELTVQLLADDAKSRGATLLMSLHSVELALAHFPRLIGVRAGRIAFDLPREAVGDALLAELYAGEEGSADLSPIAAPLLPRGERC; from the coding sequence GTGAGGCTGGCGTTCGAGTCGGTCTCGCTGACGCTGTCGGGCCGGCCGGTGCTGTCGGGCGTCGACTTCACGCTCGACGCGGGCGAACAGGCGGCGCTGATCGGCCCGTCCGGCGCCGGCAAGACCAGCCTGTTGATGCTTGCCAACACCGTGCTGCGGCCCGACACCGGGACGGTGACGATAGGCTCGGCCAACCCCTGGGCGCTGTCGCGCGGCGAATTGAAAGCGCTGCGCGGGAGCATCGGCACCGTCTACCAGCATCCGCCGCTGCCGGCGCGGCAGCGCGTGGTGCAGGCGGTGTCGGCCGGGCGGCTGGCTCGGCAGTCGCGGCTGGCCGCGCTCGCTTCGCTGATCGCGCCGCGCGACGTCGAAGGCGTCGAGGCGGCGCTCGCGCGGGTCCGGCTGACCGACAAGCTGTGGTCGCACTGCGATGCGCTGTCGGGAGGCCAGCTGCAGCGGGTCGGCGTCGCGCGCGCGCTGTATCAGGCGCCGTCGCTGCTGCTGGCCGACGAGCCGGTGTCGGCGCTCGACCCGAGGTTGGCCGAGCTCACCGTGCAGTTGTTGGCCGACGACGCGAAGTCGCGCGGCGCGACGCTGTTGATGAGCCTGCACTCGGTAGAGCTCGCGCTCGCGCACTTTCCGCGCCTGATCGGCGTGCGCGCCGGTCGCATCGCGTTCGACCTGCCGCGCGAAGCGGTCGGCGACGCCTTGCTGGCCGAGCTCTACGCCGGCGAGGAAGGCTCGGCCGACCTGTCCCCGATCGCCGCGCCGCTGCTGCCGCGGGGCGAGCGATGTTGA
- a CDS encoding PhnE/PtxC family ABC transporter permease, translating into MLSRPRDPARWPRVVTTLVVLALLLPSAAYTRFNPFTLFQPETLTTLAGFIAGFFPPSADAAFLESLLRETLTTLAVASVGLALAIVIGAPVAFLTSRGLDAHRLTAERAHPLAEGAKGMLRALLVFLRGVPEIVWALLFVRAAGLGSLPAVLALGLAYGGMLGKVYAEIVESQPAQPARALAAQGAGRFARFAWGVWPQALPELMSYTVYRWECAIRASAVMGFVGAGGIGQLLDTSIKMMNGGEVSTLMMVFLLLVLMTEAVSRASRRASTSRAGLAAVAACMLAVLGASVAWLAPGWRASGFEFSGLPRFAAEFFPPDFGMSTLAELTRGTLETLAISLLGSALAFAGGALLAVPAAGRFGGFAKSAARFLLNLLRGVPDLMWAALAVLAVGLGPAAGVLALALHTSGVLGRLFAETLENAPRAPETALIALGAGRIAAFAYGLLPQVLAQWIAYTLYRWENNIRIAAVLGIVGAGGLGQQLYLALSLFQQQSAASVIAAMLLLSWGVESISRAVRRRLER; encoded by the coding sequence ATGTTGAGTAGACCGCGCGACCCGGCGCGCTGGCCGCGCGTCGTCACCACGCTCGTGGTGCTGGCGCTCTTGCTGCCGAGCGCCGCCTATACCCGGTTCAACCCGTTCACGCTGTTCCAGCCCGAAACGCTGACGACGCTGGCCGGCTTCATCGCCGGCTTCTTCCCGCCTTCTGCCGACGCGGCCTTTCTCGAGTCACTGCTCAGGGAAACGCTGACCACGCTCGCGGTCGCGAGCGTCGGGTTGGCATTGGCGATCGTCATCGGCGCGCCGGTGGCGTTTCTCACCAGCCGCGGTCTGGACGCGCACCGGCTGACCGCCGAACGCGCGCATCCGCTCGCGGAAGGCGCAAAGGGCATGCTGCGCGCGCTGCTGGTCTTCCTGCGCGGCGTGCCCGAGATCGTGTGGGCGCTGCTGTTCGTGCGCGCCGCGGGCTTAGGCTCGCTGCCGGCGGTGCTCGCGCTCGGCCTCGCCTACGGCGGCATGCTCGGCAAGGTGTATGCCGAGATCGTCGAATCGCAGCCGGCGCAGCCCGCGCGCGCGCTCGCCGCGCAGGGTGCCGGCCGTTTTGCACGGTTCGCGTGGGGCGTGTGGCCGCAGGCGCTGCCCGAGCTGATGAGCTACACGGTGTACCGCTGGGAATGCGCGATCCGCGCGTCGGCGGTGATGGGCTTCGTCGGCGCCGGCGGCATCGGCCAGCTGCTCGACACCAGCATCAAGATGATGAACGGCGGCGAGGTCAGCACCTTGATGATGGTGTTCCTGCTCTTGGTGCTGATGACCGAGGCGGTCAGCCGCGCGTCGCGCCGCGCGAGCACGAGCCGCGCCGGGCTTGCCGCCGTCGCCGCCTGCATGCTGGCGGTCCTCGGCGCGAGCGTCGCCTGGCTCGCGCCCGGCTGGCGGGCTTCGGGCTTCGAGTTTTCCGGCCTGCCGCGCTTCGCCGCCGAATTCTTCCCGCCGGACTTCGGCATGTCGACGTTGGCCGAGCTGACGCGCGGCACGCTCGAGACGCTGGCGATCTCGCTGTTGGGCAGCGCGCTGGCGTTCGCCGGCGGCGCGCTCTTGGCGGTGCCGGCCGCCGGCCGCTTCGGCGGCTTCGCCAAGTCGGCGGCGAGATTCCTGCTGAATCTGCTGCGCGGCGTGCCCGACCTGATGTGGGCCGCGCTCGCGGTGCTGGCGGTCGGGCTCGGGCCTGCGGCCGGCGTGCTGGCGCTGGCGCTGCACACCAGCGGCGTGCTGGGCCGGCTGTTCGCCGAGACGCTGGAGAACGCGCCGCGCGCGCCCGAGACGGCGCTGATCGCTCTCGGCGCCGGACGGATCGCGGCCTTCGCCTATGGCCTGTTGCCGCAGGTGCTCGCGCAGTGGATCGCGTACACGCTGTACCGCTGGGAGAACAATATCCGCATCGCGGCGGTGCTCGGCATCGTCGGCGCCGGCGGGCTCGGCCAGCAGCTGTATCTGGCGCTGTCGCTGTTCCAGCAGCAGAGCGCGGCGAGCGTGATCGCGGCGATGCTGCTGCTATCTTGGGGCGTCGAATCGATCAGCCGTGCCGTGCGGCGGCGTCTGGAGCGCTGA
- a CDS encoding 3',5'-cyclic-nucleotide phosphodiesterase, producing MLLTALGTAAGIGRGVATTSFLVDETTLIDCGSGVGSLGVEQLEKIERVLLTHSHLDHCGFIPFLADCHAYRDGPGVTVYSQPETLAALRAHLFSGVLWPDYTRLPDPAKPWVRLEEITVGEKVQLENGTATALPAAHSVPGIGWLITGPKNAFAFTGDTGPCPAFWEAVSRVATLSDIVSEISYRNKDSANAERFGHLSAEKLAPLLDGLPDGMRLWISHLEPGRETEMMAEIRATLPSRLKVDAIRSGQTIVL from the coding sequence ATGTTGCTGACCGCGCTCGGCACCGCCGCCGGCATCGGCCGCGGCGTCGCCACCACCAGTTTCCTCGTCGACGAGACGACGCTGATCGATTGCGGCAGCGGCGTCGGCAGCCTCGGCGTCGAGCAGCTCGAAAAGATCGAGCGCGTGCTGCTCACGCACAGCCACCTCGACCACTGCGGTTTCATCCCCTTCCTCGCCGACTGCCACGCCTACCGCGACGGCCCGGGCGTCACCGTCTACAGCCAGCCCGAGACGCTCGCCGCGCTGCGGGCGCACCTGTTCTCCGGCGTGCTGTGGCCCGACTACACGCGGCTGCCCGACCCGGCGAAGCCTTGGGTGAGGCTGGAAGAAATCACCGTCGGCGAGAAGGTACAACTGGAAAACGGCACCGCCACCGCGCTGCCGGCCGCGCACAGCGTGCCGGGCATCGGCTGGCTGATTACAGGGCCGAAGAATGCGTTCGCGTTCACCGGCGACACCGGCCCGTGCCCGGCGTTCTGGGAGGCGGTCTCGCGCGTCGCGACGCTCTCCGACATCGTCAGCGAGATCAGCTACCGCAACAAGGACAGCGCCAATGCCGAGCGCTTCGGCCACCTGAGCGCCGAAAAGCTCGCGCCGCTGCTCGACGGTCTGCCGGACGGCATGCGGCTGTGGATCAGCCACCTCGAACCGGGGCGCGAAACCGAGATGATGGCCGAGATCCGCGCGACGCTGCCCTCGCGCCTCAAGGTCGACGCGATCCGTAGCGGCCAGACGATAGTGTTATAA